Proteins from a genomic interval of Bacteroidales bacterium:
- a CDS encoding lipid-A-disaccharide synthase N-terminal domain-containing protein, whose translation MNQYLIFAIGLLAQLLFSARLLVQWIASERARKVLSPTLFWQLSMAASLLLCLYGWLRNDFAIILGQFISYYIYIWNLDSKGSWKKLPKAFRIIFFSIPIAAVSYFLLNWNDTVTQLFMQENIPVWLIVFGVIGQFTFTLRFIYQWCYSRKAGESVLPIMFWIISLTGSAMIISYAIIRHDPVLILGQATGFIVYARNIMIGYKSGRKDQ comes from the coding sequence ATGAATCAGTATCTCATATTCGCTATCGGACTATTGGCACAACTACTTTTTTCCGCCCGTCTGCTAGTACAATGGATAGCCTCAGAAAGAGCACGTAAAGTGCTTTCGCCGACACTTTTTTGGCAGTTAAGTATGGCAGCTTCGCTGTTGTTGTGCCTATATGGATGGTTACGTAACGATTTTGCTATCATCCTGGGGCAATTTATCTCCTATTATATTTATATCTGGAACCTTGATTCAAAAGGATCATGGAAAAAACTACCAAAAGCTTTCCGGATTATTTTCTTCTCTATACCGATCGCAGCCGTTAGTTACTTCCTCTTGAATTGGAACGATACAGTCACACAACTTTTCATGCAAGAGAACATTCCTGTTTGGCTAATTGTATTCGGAGTTATAGGACAGTTTACATTTACACTGCGATTTATTTACCAATGGTGCTATTCACGCAAGGCAGGAGAATCCGTATTGCCGATTATGTTCTGGATCATCAGCCTGACCGGATCAGCAATGATTATATCCTATGCTATTATTCGCCATGATCCGGTACTGATTCTCGGACAAGCAACTGGATTTATTGTATATGCCCGTAATATAATGATTGGCTATAAATCAGGCAGAAAGGATCAATAA
- a CDS encoding TolC family protein: MNKYKFILGFVVLVGLTSCGTMKPYQTPVTETGKLYGEMTSTDTVTIADIPWREYFSDQNLITLIEEGIEKNHDLRIAYTRIQQAEANLSMAKAACFPDISLVGQVNYSGNSFGSRGKDVLGYNSTNYTLGISAGWELDIWGKLSSQSKAKYAQFLSSQAYKDLIQTSLVANIATSYYSLLALDEKLAITRETIVLLEKSVETMEDLKESGVLNGAAVEQSKSLFYNTQTSIPDLESQIWQLENSICLMLGRSPGQITRSSIFEQQYPDHLEYGIPAQMLAKRPDVRQAELSFRSAFELTKAARAGFYPAIRITSGTIGYGTNNTLSDFFKPENIFANVIGGLTQPIFAKKQLTGNLKIANAQQEEALLTFEKTVLSAGQEVTNVLFSFESSLKKNYTREKQIEACKNSVYFTQELLIAGDANYTEVLTAEQNLLSALLNQVNDRLEQLNCTVELYRILGGGIE, from the coding sequence ATGAACAAGTATAAATTTATATTAGGGTTTGTTGTCCTGGTAGGACTCACCTCCTGCGGGACAATGAAGCCGTATCAAACGCCGGTTACCGAAACCGGTAAACTGTATGGGGAAATGACATCGACCGATACGGTCACCATAGCGGATATTCCGTGGAGGGAATATTTTTCGGATCAGAACCTGATTACTTTAATTGAGGAAGGAATCGAAAAAAATCACGATTTGCGGATAGCATATACTCGTATTCAACAAGCCGAAGCAAACCTGAGTATGGCAAAAGCGGCTTGCTTTCCCGATATTTCATTGGTAGGCCAGGTAAATTATTCGGGAAACAGTTTTGGAAGCAGAGGAAAAGATGTGTTGGGTTATAATTCCACAAATTATACGCTTGGCATATCTGCCGGATGGGAACTGGATATCTGGGGAAAACTCAGCAGTCAATCCAAAGCCAAATATGCTCAGTTTCTGAGTAGTCAGGCATACAAAGATCTCATTCAGACATCTTTGGTGGCGAATATTGCCACATCCTATTATTCATTGCTGGCTTTAGATGAAAAGTTAGCCATTACAAGGGAAACCATCGTTTTACTTGAAAAAAGCGTTGAAACGATGGAGGACCTGAAAGAATCCGGAGTACTGAACGGCGCAGCGGTGGAGCAAAGTAAATCTTTATTTTACAATACGCAAACAAGTATTCCCGACCTGGAAAGCCAGATCTGGCAATTGGAAAATTCAATATGCCTGATGCTTGGCCGTTCGCCCGGGCAAATAACCCGGTCTTCCATATTTGAGCAGCAATATCCCGACCATCTCGAATACGGCATACCTGCACAGATGCTGGCGAAGCGTCCGGATGTACGACAGGCGGAGTTATCTTTCCGTTCGGCATTTGAGTTGACAAAAGCAGCCCGAGCCGGTTTTTATCCGGCAATCAGGATCACTTCCGGTACCATAGGATATGGAACAAATAATACATTGTCGGACTTCTTTAAGCCGGAAAATATCTTTGCCAACGTAATCGGGGGATTGACCCAACCCATTTTTGCCAAAAAACAATTAACCGGAAACCTCAAAATAGCCAATGCCCAACAAGAGGAAGCCCTTTTGACATTTGAAAAAACGGTTTTATCTGCCGGGCAGGAAGTAACGAATGTTTTATTTTCATTTGAATCATCCCTGAAAAAGAATTATACGAGGGAAAAACAAATAGAAGCATGCAAGAACTCCGTTTATTTTACACAGGAATTACTGATAGCCGGTGATGCCAATTATACGGAGGTACTTACTGCCGAGCAGAACCTTTTATCGGCATTACTCAATCAGGTAAATGACCGGTTAGAGCAATTGAATTGTACCGTAGAATTATACAGGATTTTGGGAGGTGGTATCGAATAG
- a CDS encoding NAD-dependent epimerase/dehydratase family protein, with protein MKILVTGCAGFIGYHITQKLLSCGHSVIGIDNLNDYYSPALKTSRLTQLGINIFDIKQNIPVYGKNNLCFIQADINDTSLYPTILKNEKIEVICHLAAQAGVRYSIENPQQYISSNINGFFNIIEYCRANPETKLVFASSSSVYGNNTSVPYKETDITDTPVSLYAATKKANELIAHSYSALYGINIIGLRFFTAYGPWGRPDMAPFLFTEAILNDRKLKLFNNGNMSRDFTFIDDITEGIYKVLLNNPDSTSGPLFRIYNIGNSTPVQLEDFISTIEQITKKKAQKVYETMQPGDVKDTWADTSLLRRDYGYAPTTSINTGLAAFIQWYEDYYLRGLYDNKNG; from the coding sequence ATGAAGATTCTTGTTACTGGGTGTGCAGGATTTATCGGATATCACATAACTCAAAAACTTTTATCATGCGGACATTCGGTCATTGGTATAGACAACCTTAATGATTACTATTCTCCTGCACTTAAAACTTCAAGGCTTACACAGCTTGGAATTAATATTTTTGACATAAAACAAAATATTCCTGTTTATGGGAAAAATAATTTGTGTTTTATTCAGGCTGATATAAATGATACTTCATTATATCCCACGATTTTGAAAAATGAAAAAATAGAGGTTATTTGCCATTTAGCAGCCCAAGCGGGAGTACGGTATAGCATTGAAAATCCACAGCAATATATTTCATCTAACATAAATGGATTTTTCAATATCATTGAATATTGCAGGGCCAATCCTGAAACTAAATTAGTCTTTGCCAGTAGTTCAAGCGTATACGGTAATAATACTTCTGTTCCTTACAAGGAAACGGATATAACCGATACGCCAGTTAGCCTGTATGCCGCGACAAAGAAAGCGAATGAACTTATTGCACACAGCTATTCAGCATTATATGGTATTAATATCATTGGGTTACGGTTCTTTACAGCCTATGGCCCATGGGGACGACCTGATATGGCTCCGTTTCTTTTCACAGAGGCTATTCTGAATGATCGTAAGCTGAAACTATTCAATAATGGAAATATGTCGCGTGATTTTACCTTTATAGATGATATTACAGAAGGGATATATAAAGTTCTATTAAATAACCCTGACAGCACTTCGGGCCCTTTGTTTAGGATTTATAATATTGGAAATTCAACGCCTGTGCAACTCGAAGATTTCATTTCAACAATCGAACAGATTACGAAAAAAAAAGCACAGAAAGTATATGAAACGATGCAGCCAGGCGATGTAAAAGATACATGGGCTGATACTTCTCTTTTAAGGCGTGATTATGGCTATGCACCAACAACATCCATCAATACCGGACTTGCTGCTTTTATTCAGTGGTATGAAGATTATTATTTAAGAGGATTGTATGACAATAAAAATGGATAA
- a CDS encoding glycosyltransferase: MNNTAKFEFTIIVPVYNEQDNILRLESELSSFLKNAVMRSCVMFIDDGSKDDSGDMLKEVCERHDNMFYLSFSQNAGLSAAIKAGIDYTCSEYVGYIDADLQTAPEDFNLLLTDAPDYAMVIGVRIGRKDGFVKRASSKFANGFRRMMTHDDAIDTGCPLKVIKTENAKKIPLFTGMHRFLPALVMLQNGGTYKQIPVRHFPRIAGQSKFHLWNRLIGPLKDCFAYRWMKKRYINYSIESSKI, from the coding sequence ATGAATAATACCGCTAAATTCGAATTTACAATTATTGTTCCTGTATATAATGAGCAGGATAACATTTTAAGACTTGAATCCGAATTGTCTTCATTTTTAAAAAATGCAGTCATGAGAAGCTGTGTCATGTTTATAGATGACGGTTCAAAAGATGATAGCGGGGATATGCTTAAAGAGGTTTGTGAAAGGCACGACAATATGTTCTACCTGTCATTTTCTCAAAATGCAGGCTTGAGTGCTGCAATAAAAGCAGGAATAGATTATACGTGTTCGGAGTATGTGGGATATATAGACGCAGATTTACAAACAGCTCCTGAAGATTTTAACCTGCTTCTGACTGATGCACCGGATTATGCAATGGTTATAGGTGTTCGTATAGGACGTAAGGATGGTTTTGTGAAACGGGCATCATCGAAATTTGCAAATGGATTCAGGCGAATGATGACACATGATGATGCTATTGACACGGGATGTCCGTTGAAAGTAATAAAGACTGAAAATGCAAAAAAAATTCCATTATTCACCGGGATGCATCGGTTTCTTCCAGCTTTAGTAATGCTTCAGAATGGAGGAACATACAAGCAAATACCTGTCCGTCATTTCCCACGTATAGCCGGACAATCGAAATTTCATCTCTGGAACAGACTTATCGGGCCGCTGAAAGATTGCTTTGCCTATCGCTGGATGAAAAAACGATATATAAATTATTCCATCGAGAGCAGCAAGATATGA
- a CDS encoding efflux RND transporter permease subunit: protein MLKTFIERPVLSTVISIVIVVLGIIGINMLPIEQYPDIAPPTVRVSASYSGANADVIMNSVVIPLEEAINGVEGMTYMTSSASIGSASITVYFEQGTNPDMAAVNVQNLVNQASALLPAEVTQAGVTVRKQQTSNILMLSLSSENPEYDDGFLQNYANINILPQIKRVQGVGNAEAYGAKDYSMRIWFKPDVMASYKISTSEVINALRDQNIEAAPGQLGESGNQAFQYTLKYTGRLSSVEEFEDIIIRSNDGKIVRLNDVATVELGTLQYSVSTTTDGNPAIMIAINQTAGSNATEVITKVKAELENAEKDFPPGVKFTYLQDVSDFLNASISKVITTLLEAFLLVFLVVFIFLQNFRSTLIPAIAVPVAIIGTFFFLWIMGFSINLLTLFALVLAIGIVVDDAIVVVEAVHAELERGTKDPKEAAIKAMKEIAPAIISITLVMASVFIPVSFIGGTSGVFYQQFGLTLAFAIAISAVNALTLSPALCALLLKPHEEEHGKKNFLKRFYYYFNIGFNAATSKYKQSLVFLGKKGNRWITAAIIIVATAVLFGLMRMIPTGFVPQEDSGGVMATITLPPGSSMERTDSVVQAVIKMAEEIPEVKHIGSLNGLSFMSGMGSSYGSAIIKMDHWDNREITANEVAAIMTEKTKSINNATFMFFGTPTISGFGLSTGVAMSMQDRTGGSIYDFYDITNDFIAKMNQRDEVMVAMTTFNPNFPQKQIEANMAKIKDAGLTLSEIMGTLQAYIGSQYISNFNLYGKQFRVMVQAAPEYRTKLDDLDGLFVKTISGEMAPVTEFLTITDITGPETRTRFNLYSSMDLTIIPNYRDGYSTGDVIKAVEEVKEQTLPSGYSYEFSGMTREEQKSSSQTVLIFGLCLIFVYLLLAALYESYILPLAVIFSLPVGLAGVMIFLAAFGLSQGITNNIYVQIAMIMLIGLLAKNAILIVEYAIQRRQQGMSIVDAAINGAVARFRPILMTSFAFIFGLLPLAIATGAGAIGNRSIGISAIGGMLIGTLIGVIVIPTLYIIFQKLQDKFGKSDTVISTDELTTQQNNG from the coding sequence ATGTTAAAGACATTTATAGAACGTCCGGTATTATCCACCGTAATATCCATTGTTATCGTGGTATTGGGGATCATCGGAATAAATATGTTGCCGATTGAGCAATATCCCGATATCGCACCTCCGACAGTACGCGTATCGGCATCATACAGCGGTGCAAATGCCGATGTGATCATGAATAGTGTGGTTATACCATTGGAAGAAGCGATAAATGGTGTAGAAGGGATGACATATATGACATCGTCTGCTTCGATAGGTTCTGCCAGTATTACGGTCTATTTCGAACAGGGTACAAACCCGGATATGGCAGCAGTGAATGTTCAGAACCTGGTAAATCAGGCCTCGGCATTGCTTCCGGCCGAAGTAACACAGGCAGGAGTAACCGTAAGGAAACAGCAAACCAGTAATATCCTGATGCTCTCGCTTTCTTCCGAAAATCCCGAATATGATGACGGATTTCTCCAAAATTATGCGAATATCAATATTTTACCCCAAATAAAAAGGGTTCAGGGAGTCGGTAACGCGGAAGCATATGGGGCGAAGGATTATTCGATGCGGATATGGTTTAAGCCCGATGTAATGGCTTCCTACAAAATTTCTACCAGTGAAGTCATTAACGCGCTGAGGGACCAGAATATTGAAGCAGCACCGGGTCAGTTGGGAGAAAGCGGCAACCAGGCATTTCAATATACATTAAAATATACAGGACGTTTATCCTCCGTAGAGGAATTCGAAGACATCATCATTCGTTCCAACGACGGGAAAATAGTTCGCCTGAACGATGTTGCCACAGTTGAACTGGGAACTTTACAATATAGCGTGTCTACAACTACCGACGGTAATCCTGCAATTATGATCGCCATTAACCAGACAGCCGGGTCGAATGCCACGGAAGTGATCACAAAAGTAAAAGCAGAATTGGAAAATGCCGAAAAAGATTTTCCTCCCGGAGTGAAGTTCACTTACCTTCAGGATGTCAGTGATTTTTTAAATGCTTCCATCAGCAAGGTTATCACCACTTTACTTGAAGCATTCCTTCTGGTTTTCCTCGTTGTATTTATATTCCTGCAAAACTTCAGATCTACGCTGATACCGGCTATTGCCGTACCTGTGGCCATTATCGGTACATTCTTCTTTTTATGGATCATGGGCTTTTCCATTAACCTTCTTACTTTATTCGCTCTTGTACTGGCGATCGGTATCGTAGTTGATGATGCGATTGTGGTTGTTGAGGCTGTACATGCCGAACTCGAACGCGGTACAAAAGATCCGAAAGAGGCGGCAATTAAAGCCATGAAAGAAATAGCCCCTGCCATCATATCTATTACACTGGTCATGGCATCGGTATTTATTCCGGTAAGTTTTATCGGGGGAACCAGTGGTGTTTTCTATCAACAGTTCGGCCTGACATTAGCTTTTGCCATTGCTATTTCGGCGGTGAACGCATTGACTTTAAGTCCTGCACTCTGTGCTCTTTTACTTAAACCACATGAAGAAGAACATGGTAAGAAGAATTTTCTGAAACGTTTCTATTATTATTTCAATATCGGATTTAATGCCGCTACTTCAAAATATAAACAATCTCTTGTCTTTTTGGGAAAGAAAGGGAACCGGTGGATCACCGCGGCAATTATCATAGTTGCTACTGCCGTCTTATTCGGTTTAATGAGGATGATACCTACCGGATTTGTACCGCAGGAAGATAGTGGCGGTGTGATGGCTACCATTACTCTGCCTCCCGGATCATCAATGGAAAGAACGGATTCTGTAGTACAGGCGGTGATTAAGATGGCGGAAGAAATACCGGAAGTGAAGCATATAGGGAGCCTTAACGGTTTGAGCTTCATGAGTGGAATGGGAAGTTCTTATGGTTCAGCTATCATAAAAATGGATCATTGGGATAACCGGGAGATCACTGCAAACGAAGTTGCTGCAATCATGACGGAAAAAACCAAGTCAATAAACAATGCCACATTCATGTTTTTCGGTACACCCACAATTTCGGGTTTCGGTTTAAGCACCGGTGTAGCCATGAGTATGCAGGATCGTACCGGTGGTAGTATTTATGACTTCTACGACATCACCAACGATTTCATTGCAAAAATGAATCAACGGGATGAGGTGATGGTAGCCATGACTACATTTAATCCTAATTTCCCTCAAAAACAAATTGAAGCCAATATGGCTAAGATTAAGGATGCCGGACTTACTTTAAGCGAGATAATGGGGACATTACAGGCTTATATCGGCAGCCAGTATATCTCGAATTTCAATTTATATGGAAAACAATTCAGGGTAATGGTACAGGCTGCTCCTGAATATCGTACAAAACTGGATGATCTGGATGGTTTGTTCGTGAAAACGATCAGTGGAGAAATGGCTCCGGTAACGGAATTTTTAACAATAACCGATATTACGGGTCCCGAAACACGTACACGCTTTAATTTATACTCTTCCATGGATTTGACAATCATTCCTAATTATCGGGATGGTTACAGTACCGGTGATGTTATTAAAGCGGTTGAAGAGGTGAAAGAACAGACGCTTCCGTCAGGTTATTCATACGAATTTTCGGGAATGACACGTGAAGAACAAAAAAGCAGCAGCCAGACCGTATTGATATTCGGGCTTTGTCTGATATTCGTTTATCTGCTGTTAGCCGCTTTATATGAAAGTTACATCCTGCCCTTGGCCGTTATTTTCTCTTTACCGGTAGGGTTAGCAGGAGTAATGATCTTCCTTGCCGCATTTGGTTTAAGCCAGGGGATTACCAATAATATTTATGTCCAGATAGCCATGATTATGCTCATCGGATTACTTGCCAAAAACGCCATTTTGATTGTAGAATATGCCATACAACGGCGTCAACAGGGAATGAGTATCGTTGATGCGGCAATAAATGGAGCTGTGGCCCGTTTCCGGCCGATCCTGATGACATCTTTTGCTTTCATTTTCGGATTATTGCCTCTGGCAATCGCTACGGGTGCAGGTGCAATCGGTAACCGTTCAATCGGTATCAGTGCCATCGGAGGCATGCTTATCGGCACGCTTATCGGAGTAATTGTGATCCCTACGCTTTATATCATATTCCAGAAATTACAGGATAAATTCGGTAAGTCGGATACGGTAATTTCAACCGATGAATTAACAACACAACAAAATAACGGATAA
- a CDS encoding MarR family transcriptional regulator: protein MEQVKENSLENLNVDLLIGHVFKLWIRNRKQMLDEFKITGPQYDVLSAIYHLSDMKTEIIQMDLSEVTGIDPMTISTILRNLEKNDMITRIRGTVNTRVIYIKLTKKGKSFYDQAFSKMSSCYDNFYRHIDGKSFTGQLLVLSNELNKLK, encoded by the coding sequence ATGGAACAGGTTAAAGAAAACAGTTTGGAAAATCTCAATGTCGATTTATTGATCGGCCATGTTTTCAAATTGTGGATAAGAAACAGGAAGCAAATGCTGGATGAATTCAAAATTACAGGGCCTCAATACGATGTTTTATCGGCCATCTATCATCTAAGCGACATGAAAACGGAAATCATACAGATGGATTTATCGGAAGTAACAGGAATAGATCCGATGACGATTTCCACCATTTTACGCAATCTGGAAAAGAATGATATGATTACCCGCATTCGTGGAACAGTGAATACCAGGGTGATATATATAAAATTAACCAAGAAGGGGAAATCTTTCTATGATCAGGCATTTTCGAAAATGTCGTCATGTTACGATAATTTCTACCGCCATATCGACGGGAAAAGTTTTACGGGCCAATTACTCGTATTATCCAATGAATTAAATAAACTAAAATAA
- a CDS encoding glycosyltransferase family 39 protein, with protein sequence MENMLSPISDKLMDIKSCLLIVTVCFFAFFINNNIIPADLMESRNLATAQEMLRTGNYLIPTMNGELRLEKPPLPTWIAAGVEHILPDNLSAQRCMTGIIATIMALFLYLLVRKMTKERLLALISAIVLVTSYNVIMMGRTATWDIYCHSFMLIAIYLIVCAFESKGAQWGRFILAGIFMGLSFLSKGPVAFYALLLPFLLGYGFVMRPEIKGKIPSVCVMIVLCLSVSFWWPCYIAVFHPETGMAVAGKESANWLNHNVRPLWYYWGFAAEAGIWALFWVTSLFYFFWQKNTEQIKTFRFSIIWTFVALILLSLIPEKKTRYLLPLLIPGSINIAFYIWYSIRDLSTKGKKILFRVNGSVVSAIALCMPILLYLLFVRKEALSWLVFILTSLIFIGLALWMLAGLYGKKSIFPRRIFVGTALVMITFLTFCFQYAGQLFINQQRYSIHAVRDNPAIEGLPFYHSTKEGIRMELVYEANRNITPLDIENDSLFYASLPFVLVSTEAAKDILQGKQVTIEYIDTFDNNWRKPDNKYYNKNMVKEVSIIRGKNDY encoded by the coding sequence ATGGAAAATATGCTCTCCCCCATATCGGATAAATTGATGGATATAAAATCTTGTTTATTGATCGTTACTGTTTGTTTCTTTGCATTTTTCATAAATAATAATATTATTCCCGCAGATCTGATGGAGTCCCGCAATCTGGCAACCGCTCAGGAAATGCTCAGAACAGGAAACTACCTTATTCCGACAATGAACGGGGAACTCAGGCTTGAAAAACCACCGCTTCCGACATGGATTGCAGCAGGAGTGGAACATATTCTGCCAGATAACCTTTCTGCACAACGCTGTATGACGGGAATCATTGCGACCATAATGGCACTGTTTCTTTACCTGCTAGTACGGAAAATGACAAAAGAACGCCTGTTGGCTCTTATTTCAGCCATCGTTTTAGTTACCTCGTATAATGTTATTATGATGGGGCGAACCGCTACATGGGATATTTATTGCCATAGCTTCATGCTTATTGCCATTTATTTAATCGTTTGCGCCTTTGAATCGAAAGGGGCACAATGGGGACGTTTTATATTGGCCGGTATCTTTATGGGATTATCCTTTTTAAGTAAGGGGCCTGTTGCATTTTATGCACTGTTATTGCCCTTTTTGCTTGGATATGGTTTTGTGATGCGACCTGAAATAAAAGGTAAAATTCCATCCGTTTGTGTAATGATTGTCCTGTGTCTCTCGGTATCATTCTGGTGGCCATGCTACATTGCCGTTTTTCATCCCGAGACCGGGATGGCTGTCGCGGGCAAAGAATCTGCCAACTGGTTGAACCACAACGTCAGACCCCTGTGGTATTACTGGGGATTCGCTGCAGAAGCGGGTATATGGGCGTTATTCTGGGTAACCTCACTCTTTTATTTCTTTTGGCAGAAAAATACAGAACAAATAAAGACTTTTCGTTTCTCGATAATTTGGACATTCGTCGCCCTCATACTCCTGTCATTGATACCGGAAAAGAAAACACGTTATTTACTTCCTTTGCTAATCCCGGGTTCCATAAATATTGCTTTTTATATCTGGTACAGCATACGGGACCTATCCACAAAAGGAAAGAAAATTCTTTTCAGGGTCAATGGATCGGTCGTGAGCGCTATCGCTCTCTGTATGCCAATCCTGCTATACCTGCTGTTTGTACGTAAAGAGGCGTTGTCCTGGCTTGTTTTTATACTCACATCGTTAATTTTTATCGGATTAGCCCTATGGATGCTCGCCGGACTTTACGGAAAAAAGAGCATATTCCCGAGACGGATTTTCGTAGGAACGGCATTGGTAATGATAACGTTCCTGACTTTCTGTTTCCAATATGCTGGACAATTATTCATCAACCAACAAAGGTATAGCATCCATGCAGTGCGGGATAATCCGGCTATCGAAGGGCTGCCATTTTACCATAGTACAAAGGAAGGCATCCGCATGGAATTAGTTTATGAAGCGAACCGCAATATTACACCGCTTGACATAGAAAATGACAGTCTTTTTTACGCCAGCCTGCCATTTGTATTGGTTAGTACGGAAGCTGCCAAAGATATATTGCAAGGGAAACAGGTAACCATCGAATACATTGATACATTCGACAACAACTGGCGCAAACCCGATAACAAATATTACAATAAAAATATGGTTAAAGAGGTTTCTATTATTAGAGGCAAAAATGATTATTGA
- a CDS encoding efflux RND transporter periplasmic adaptor subunit, translating into MKTTMILIGGAMALLSFASCGSNKQTQTTNKETLGQEYPVTVVTARNADMQSVYPATIKGQEDIEIRPRVDGYIEEIYVDEGSVVKAGQMLFKINSPSSEQALTSAKASVNSAKAQVNTAEVNVERYRPLAEKGIVSKVQLKTYENSYESAMATLEQAEATLKNAEATMSWTKVTSPVDGVVGSIPYRKGSLVNYSNALTTIANTKSVYAYFSLNERRLMDFLENVEGNTQSEKIKNMPPVSLILADGSEYEQKGRIETITGIVDVTTGSANFRAEFPNQSGKLRSGTSAKIIVPRTLNDVFVIPQRATFTQQDKVLVYKLDGDVVQQQIISVLSMPNGQEYAVTTGLSHGDVIVSDGVATLRNGMAISTKGNNQTALNQ; encoded by the coding sequence ATGAAAACAACGATGATTTTAATAGGTGGAGCGATGGCTCTTTTAAGTTTTGCTTCATGCGGGAGCAATAAGCAAACTCAGACAACAAACAAGGAAACACTGGGTCAGGAATATCCCGTAACGGTTGTGACAGCGAGGAACGCTGACATGCAGTCCGTATATCCTGCAACAATTAAGGGACAGGAGGATATTGAGATCAGGCCTCGTGTTGACGGCTATATTGAAGAAATATATGTAGACGAGGGTTCTGTCGTCAAAGCAGGACAAATGTTATTTAAAATCAATTCTCCATCATCCGAACAGGCTTTAACTTCGGCCAAAGCTTCTGTTAACAGCGCCAAAGCACAGGTAAATACGGCAGAAGTGAATGTGGAACGTTACAGGCCTCTGGCGGAAAAGGGAATTGTGAGCAAAGTACAGTTAAAAACGTACGAAAATTCCTATGAATCGGCAATGGCTACATTAGAGCAGGCAGAAGCCACATTAAAAAATGCAGAAGCCACCATGAGCTGGACAAAGGTAACCAGCCCTGTCGACGGTGTTGTCGGTTCAATACCTTACCGCAAAGGAAGTCTGGTTAATTATAGTAATGCGCTGACAACCATAGCCAATACGAAAAGTGTGTATGCTTATTTTTCTTTAAATGAACGGAGATTAATGGATTTTCTGGAAAATGTGGAAGGTAACACCCAATCCGAAAAGATTAAAAATATGCCTCCTGTTTCGCTGATCCTCGCAGATGGTTCTGAATATGAACAAAAGGGACGGATCGAGACCATAACGGGGATCGTGGATGTAACGACAGGCTCTGCAAATTTTCGTGCGGAATTTCCCAATCAATCAGGTAAATTAAGAAGCGGAACGAGCGCTAAAATAATCGTACCCAGAACGCTGAATGATGTGTTCGTGATACCTCAGAGAGCAACATTTACACAACAGGACAAAGTATTGGTTTATAAATTGGATGGCGATGTCGTACAACAACAGATCATATCCGTCCTTTCTATGCCGAACGGACAGGAATATGCCGTAACGACCGGCTTGTCACATGGGGATGTCATTGTTTCAGACGGTGTTGCAACTCTCCGCAACGGAATGGCCATATCTACCAAAGGGAATAACCAGACTGCTTTGAACCAATAA